Proteins from a genomic interval of Peromyscus leucopus breed LL Stock chromosome 12, UCI_PerLeu_2.1, whole genome shotgun sequence:
- the Son gene encoding protein SON isoform X5, with the protein MAADIEQVFRSFVVSKFREIQQELSSGRSEGQLNGETNAPIEGSQAGDTAASTRSLPNEEIVQKIEEVLSGVLDTELRYKPDLKEASRKSRCVSVQTDPTDEVPTKKSKKHKKHKNKKKKKKKEKEKKYKRQPEEPESKLKSHHDGSVDLESDSFLKFDSESSAMALEHPVRAFGFSEASETPLVLEPPVGSVEVQESHMLETPKPAPQPAELSFGSAPFISEQSEQPESVMMEPSPTKILDSFAAAAALKSPEPVVTMSVEYQKSVLKSSWETTAPELSKTTPVELPVAKVLEPSETLMIVSETPTEVHPEPSTSTMDFPESSTTDALRLPEQPAEAPSEMADSSLTRPQESLELPKSTAVELQESSVASALELPGPPATSMLELQGPPATPVLELPGPSAAPVPELSGPLSTPVPELPGPPATVVPELPGPSVTPVPPLLQELPGPPAPSVGLEPPQEVPEPPVMAQEMPGVPAVSAAVELTGQPAVTVAMELTEQPVTTTEFEQPVAMTTVEHPGHPEVTTATGLLGQPEAAMVLELPGQPVATTALELSGQPSVTGVSELSGLPSATGALELSGQPVATGALELPGQLMATGALEFSGQSGAAGALELLGQPLATGVLELPGQPGAPELPGQPVATVALEISVQSVVTTSELSTMTVSQSLEVPSTTALESYNTVAQELPTTLVGETSVTVGVDPLMAQESHMLASNTMESHMLASNTMDSQMLASNTMDSQMLASNTMDSQMLASSTMDSQMLASSTMDSQMLATSSMDSQMLATSSMDSQMLATSSMDSQMLATSSMDSQMLATSSMDSQMLATSSMDSQMLATSSMDSQMLATSSMDSQMLATSSMDSQMLASGAMDSQMLASGTMDAQMLASGTMDAQMLASSTQDSAMMGSKSPDPYRLAQDPYRLAQDPYRLGHDPYRLGHDAYRLGQDPYRLGHDPYRLTPDPYRMSPRPYRIAPRSYRIAPRPYRLAPRPLMLASRRSMMMSYAAERSMMSSYERSMMSYERSMMSPMAERSMMSAYERSMMSAYERSMMSPMAERSMMSAYERSMMSAYERSMMSPMADRSMMSMGADRSMMSSYSAADRSMMSSYSAADRSMMSSYTDRSMMSMAADSYTDSYTDSYAEAYMVPPLPPEEPPTMPPLPPEEPPMTPPLPPEEPPEGSALSAEQSVLTADNTWPTEVTLPTEESVAQPEPPVSQSEISEPLAVPASYSVSESETSMLASEAVMTVAEPAQEPESSVLSAPVESAVVAEHEMVTERPVTYMVSEATMSAEPAVLSEPSAMSETSETYDSIRPSGHAMAEVSMSLLEPAVTISQPAESSLELQSMAVPAPPTMTTPESPAVAVPELPPVADPEPPVMVVPETPTVAVPELATVAAPEPPAMTTPELSSMPVSEPPVAVPELPALADPEHATTAGSGVSSLEPSVPVLEPAVSVLQPVMVVSEPCVPVQEPTVAISEPAVTVLEHTQIISPEMALESSPTVVESSVLSSHVMKGMNLLSGDPSLGPEVGVQEIMLHPGEEPHDGGHLKNDLYENEYDRNAELAMNSHFIAKDVEHNTVCAAAIGPVGETSEEKVLPVIETKEVTELDTCPAVSEADVGRSLSSQLALEPDTMGTNKGLEFVTASVPSLDSKYDVEISLTTQDTEHDMVISTSPSGGSEADIEGPLPAKDIHLDLPSTNLVCKDTEDSLPIKDSDQTVAVAPSPKESSEDKEVPLPNKETVPDSVYPASIDEINEADLVRPLLPKDMERLTSLRAGIEGPLLASESERDKLAASPVVISIPERASESSSEEKDDYEIFVKVKDTHEKSKKNKNRDKGEKEKKRDSSLRSRSKRSKSSEHKSRKRTSESRSRARKRSSKSKSHRSQTRSRSRSRRRRRSSRSRSKSRGRRSVSKEKRKRSPKHRSKSRERKRKRSSSRDNRKTVRARSRTPSRRSRSHTPSRRRRSRSVGRRRSFSISPSRRSRTPSRRSRTPSRRSRTPSRRSRTPSRRSRTPSRRSRTPSRRRRSRSVVRRRSFSISPVRLRRSRTPLRRRFSRSPIRRKRSRSSERGRSPKRLTDLDKAQLLEIAKANAAAMCAKAGVPLPPNLKPAPPPTIEEKVAKKSGGATIEELTEKCKQIAQSKEDDDVIVNKPHVSDEEEEEPPFYHHPFKLSEPKPIFFNLNIAAAKPTPPKSQVTLTKEFPVSSGSQHRKKEADSVYGEWVPVEKNGEENKDDDNVFSSSLPSEPVDISTAMSERALAQKRLSENAFDLEAMSMLNRAQERIDAWAQLNSIPGQFTGSTGVQVLTQEQLANTGAQAWIKKDGH; encoded by the exons ATGGCGGCCGACATCGAGCAGGTTTTTAGGTCTTTCGTGGTCAGTAAATTCCGGGAAATACAACAGGAGCTTTCCAG CGGAAGGAGTGAAGGCCAGCTGAATGGGGAAACAAACGCACCtattgaaggaagccaggcaggtgACACAGCCGCCTCGACGCGGAGTCTCCCAAACGAAGAGATCGTGCAGAAGATAGAGGAAGTCCTTTCTGGGGTCCTAGACACAGAACTGCGATACAAGCCAG ACTTGAAGGAGGCCTCCAGAAAAAGTAGATGTGTGTCTGTACAAACAGATCCTACTGATGAAGTTCCCACCAAAAAGTCAAAGAAGCATaaaaagcacaaaaacaaaaagaagaaaaagaagaaagaaaaggaaaaaaaatacaaaaggcaaCCAGAAGAACCTGAGTCCAAGTTGAAATCTCATCATGATGGGAGTGTTGATCTAGAATCTGATTCCTTTTTAAAGTTTGATTCTGAATCTTCAGCAATGGCACTGGAACATCCTGTAAGAGCATTTGGCTTTTCTGAGGCCAGTGAAACCCCTCTAGTGCTGGAACCTCCAGTAGGATCGGTGGAGGTTCAGGAGTCACATATGTTGGAGACTCCGAAGCCTGCTCCCCAGCCTGCAGAACTGTCCTTTGGATCTGCACCATTCATCTCAGAGCAGTCTGAGCAGCCTGAGTCAGTAATGATGGAACCGTCCCCAACCAAGATTCTGGATTCCTTTGCAGCTGCAGCAGCGCTGAAGTCACCTGAGCCCGTTGTAACAATGTCAGTGGAGTATCAGAAGTCTGTGCTGAAGTCTTCTTGGGAGACTACCGCTCCAGAGCTGTCAAAGACCACGCCGGTAGAGCTTCCCGTAGCAAAAGTGCTTGAGCCGTCAGAAACCCTCATGATAGTATCAGAGACACCCACTGAGGTGCACCCTGAACCAAGCACATCAACAATGGATTTTCCAGAGTCATCTACAACTGATGCACTAAGATTGCCAGAGCAGCCTGCAGAAGCACCATCGGAGATGGCAGATTCATCCTTGACAAGACCTCAGGAGTCACTGGAGCTGCCGAAGAGCACAGCGGTGGAGCTGCAGGAGTCGTCGGTGGCCTCAGCCCTGGAGTTGCCGGGGCCACCTGCGACCTCCATGCTGGAGTTGCAGGGGCCCCCTGCGACTCCAGTGCTGGAGTTGCCTGGGCCCTCTGCCGCCCCAGTGCCAGAGTTGTCAGGGCCCCTTTCTACCCCAGTGCCTGAGTTGCCAGGGCCCCCTGCCACAGTAGTGCCTGAGTTGCCGGGGCCCTCTGTGACACCAGTGCCACCATTGTTGCAGGAATTGCCAGGGCCTCCAGCGCCATCCGTGGGGTTGGAGCCACCACAGGAGGTACCAGAGCCACCTGTGATGGCACAGGAGATGCCAGGGGTACCTGCAGTTTCAGCGGCAGTAGAATTGACAGGGCAACCTGCAGTAACAGTAGCAATGGAGTTGACCGAACAACCTGTGACGACGACAGAGTTCGAGCAGCCTGTGGCGATGACGACGGTGGAACATCCTGGGCATCCTGAGGTGACAACAGCAACAGGGTTGCTGGGGCAGCCGGAGGCAGCGATGGTGCTGGAGTTGCCAGGACAGCCAGTGGCAACCACAGCTCTGGAGTTGTCTGGGCAGCCTTCAGTGACTGGGGTGTCAGAGTTGTCAGGGCTGCCTTCGGCAACTGGGGCACTGGAGTTGTCAGGGCAGCCCGTGGCAACTGGGGCACTGGAGTTGCCTGGGCAGCTTATGGCAACTGGGGCACTGGAGTTCTCGGGGCAGTCTGGGGCAGCTGGAGCACTGGAGCTTTTGGGGCAGCCCCTGGCAACAGGGGTGCTGGAGTTACCAGGGCAACCTGGGGCGCCAGAGTTGCCTGGGCAGCCCGTGGCAACTGTGGCGCTGGAGATCTCTGTTCAGTCCGTGGTGACAACATCGGAGCTGTCAACGATGACCGTGTCGCAGTCTCTGGAGGTGCCCTCGACGACAGCGCTGGAATCCTATAATACGGTAGCACAGGAGCTGCCTACTACATTGGTGGGGGAGACTTCTGTAACAGTAGGAGTGGATCCCTTGATGGCCCAAGAATCCCATATGTTAGCTTCTAACACCATGGAGAGCCATATGTTAGCATCCAACACCATGGACTCCCAAATGCTAGCATCCAACACTATGGATTCTCAGATGCTAGCATCCAATACCATGGATTCCCAGATGTTAGCGTCTAGCACCATGGACTCCCAGATGTTAGCCTCTAGCACCATGGACTCCCAGATGTTAGCAACTAGCTCCATGGACTCCCAGATGTTAGCGACTAGTTCCATGGACTCCCAAATGTTAGCAACCAGTTCCATGGACTCCCAGATGTTAGCAACCAGCTCTATGGACTCCCAGATGTTAGCAACCAGCAGTATGGACTCCCAGATGTTAGCAACCAGCTCTATGGACTCCCAGATGTTAGCAACCAGCTCCATGGACTCCCAGATGTTAGCAACCAGCAGTATGGACTCCCAGATGTTAGCCACCAGTTCCATGGACTCCCAGATGTTAGCATCTGGTGCTATGGATTCTCAAATGCTAGCTTCTGGCACCATGGATGCTCAGATGTTAGCATCTGGTACTATGGATGCCCAAATGTTAGCATCTAGTACCCAAGATTCTGCTATGATGGGTTCAAAATCTCCTGATCCTTATAGATTAGCTCAGGATCCTTACAGATTAGCTCAGGATCCCTATAGGTTGGGTCATGACCCCTATAGGTTAGGCCATGATGCTTATAGGTTAGGACAGGACCCCTATAGATTAGGCCATGATCCCTACAGACTAACTCCTGATCCCTATAGGATGTCACCTAGACCCTACAGAATAGCACCCAGGTCCTATAGAATAGCACCTAGGCCATACAGGTTAGCACCTAGACCCTTGATGTTAGCATCTAGACGCTCTATGATGATGTCCTATGCTGCAGAACGTTCCATGATGTCATCTTATGAGCGCTCTATGATGTCTTATGAACGCTCTATGATGTCTCCGATGGCTGAACGCTCAATGATGTCAGCCTATGAGCGCTCTATGATGTCAGCTTACGAGCGCTCCATGATGTCACCTATGGCTGAGCGTTCTATGATGTCAGCTTATGAACGCTCTATGATGTCAGCTTACGAGCGCTCCATGATGTCCCCTATGGCTGATCGATCTATGATGTCCATGGGTGCCGACCGGTCTATGATGTCATCGTACTCTGCAGCTGACCGGTCTATGATGTCATCGTACTCTGCAGCTGACCGATCTATGATGTCATCTTACACTGATCGATCAATGATGTCTATGGCAGCTGATTCTTATACTGATTCTTACACTGACTCCTATGCGGAGGCATATATGGTGCCTCCTTTGCCTCCTGAAGAGCCCCCAACAATGCCACCATTGCCACCTGAGGAACCACCAATGACACCACCATTGCCTCCTGAGGAACCACCAGAAGGTTCAGCATTATCTGCCGAGCAATCGGTATTAACAGCTGACAATACTTGGCCTACAGAGGTAACATTACCTACTGAAGAATCTGTAGCACAGCCTGAGCCTCCTGTGAGTCAAAGTGAGATTTCAGAGCCTTTGGCAGTACCTGCTAGTTATTCAGTGTCAGAATCAGAGACTTCAATGTTAGCATCAGAGGCTGTTATGACTGTTGCAGAACCTGCACAAGAGCCAGAATCTTCAGTTCTATCAGCACCAGTTGAGTCTGCTGTAGTAGCAGAACATGAAATGGTTACAGAGAGACCAGTGACTTACATGGTTTCTGAGGCTACCATGTCAGCTGAACCAGCTGTGTTATCAGAGCCTTCTGCTATGTCGGAGACATCAGAAACATATGATTCCATTCGGCCATCAGGACATGCTATGGCGGAGGTGTCTATGTCCCTCCTGGAGCCAGCAGTAACCATTTCACAGCCAGCAGAGAGCAGTCTGGAGCTGCAATCCATGGCTGTCCCAGCACCTCCCACTATGACTACCCCAGAATCTCCTGCTGTTGCCGTCCCAGAACTTCCTCCTGTGGCTGACCCAGAACCTCCCGTTATGGTTGTTCCAGAAACCCCCACTGTGGCTGTTCCAGAACTTGCTACTGTGGCTGCCCCAGAGCCTCCTGCTATGACTACTCCAGAGCTTTCCTCCATGCCTGTCTCAGAACCTCCTGTGGCTGTCCCGGAGCTCCCAGCTTTGGCTGACCCAGAGCATGCTACAACTGCAGGGTCAGGTGTTTCTTCCCTGGAGCCTTCTGTGCCTGTCTTGGAACCAGCAGTATCAGTCCTTCAACCTGTTATGGTTGTTTCAGAACCATGTGTTCCTGTCCAGGAACCTACTGTGGCAATTTCAGAACCTGCTGTCACAGTTTTGGAGCATACTCAAATAATATCACCTGAGATGGCTTTAGAGTCTTCACCAACAGTAGTGGAGTCCAGTGTTCTGTCATCACATGTTATGAAAGGAATGAATTTACTTTCTGGTGATCCAAGTCTTGGTCCAGAGGTTGGCGTGCAGGAGATTATGTTGCATCCAGGTGAAGAGCCACATGATGGAGGACACTTGAAAAATGACTTGTATGAAAATGAATATGATAGAAATGCAGAACTTGCTATGAACAGTCATTTCATTGCTAAAGATGTGGAGCATAATACAGTGTGTGCTGCTGCCATTGGTCCTGTTGGTGAAACAAGTGAAGAGAAAGTTTTGCCCGTCATCGAGACAAAGGAAGTCACAGAATTGGATACCTGTCCTGCTGTTAGTGAAGCTGATGTAGGAAGAAGTCTGTCTTCCCAACTTGCTCTGGAACCAGACACAATGGGAACTAATAAGGGGTTGGAATTTGTCACAGCATCTGTTCCCAGTTTAGATAGTAAATATGATGTTGAAATATCTTTAACTACTCAAGATACTGAACACGACATGGTGATTTCCACCAGCCCCAGTGGTGGCAGTGAAGCTGACATAGAGGGACCTTTGCCTGCTAAAGACATTCACCTTGATTTGCCATCTACAAATCTTGTTTGTAAGGATACAGAAGACTCGTTACCTATAAAAGACAGTGACCAGACAGTAGCAGTTGCTCCTAGCCCTAAAGAAAGCAGTGAAGATAAAGAAGTACCTCTTCCCAATAAAGAAACAGTTCCTGATTCAGTATATCCTGCCAGCATTGATGAGATTAATGAAGCTGACTTAGTGAGACCATTACTTCCTAAGGACATGGAACGTCTTACAAGCCTTAGAGCTGGCATTGAAGGACCTTTACTTGCAAGTGAAAGTGAACGGGACAAATTGGCTGCCAGTCCAGTTGTAATTAGTATACCAGAAAGAGCTTCAGAGTCTTCTTCAGAGGAAAAGGATGATTATGAAATTTTTGTAAAAGTTAAGGACACACatgaaaaaagcaagaaaaataaaaaccgtGACAAAggtgaaaaagagaagaaaagggactcTTCATTAAGGTCTCGGAGTAAGCGTTCCAAGTCTTCTGAACATAAGTCACGCAAGCGTACCAGTGAGTCTCGTTCTAGAGCAAGGAAGAGGTCATCTAAGTCCAAGTCTCATCGTTCTCAGACACGTTCACGGTCACGTTCAAGACGCAGGAGAAGGAGTAGCAGATCAAGATCTAAGTCTAGAGGAAGACGGTCTGTATCAAAAGAGAAGCGCAAGAGATCTCCAAAGCACAGATCCAAgtccagagaaaggaagaggaaaagatcaAGTTCCCGGGACAACCGGAAAACAGTTCGAGCTCGGAGTCGAACTCCAAGTCGGCGGAGTAGGAGTCACACTCCTAGTCGGCGGAGAAGGTCTAGATCTGTTGGTAGAAGGAGGAGTTTCAGCATTTCCCCGAGCCGCAGGAGCCGCACCCCCAGCCGCAGGAGCCGCACCCCCAGCCGCAGGAGCCGCACCCCCAGCCGCAGGAGTCGCACCCCCAGCCGCAGGAGCCGCACCCCCAGCCGCAGGAGCCGCACCCCGAGCCGCAGGAGAAGATCAAGATCTGTGGTAAGAAGACGAAGCTTCAGTATATCGCCAGTCAGATTAAGGCGATCAAGAACACCTTTGAGAAGAAGGTTTAGTAGATCTCCCATTCGTCGTAAAAgatccaggtcttctgaaagaggcAGATCACCCAAACGTCTAACAGATTTGG ATAAGGCTCAATTACTTGAAATAGCCAAAGCTAATGCAGCTGCCATGTGTGCTAAGGCTGGTGTTCCTTTACCACCAAACCTAAAGCCTGCACCTCCACCtacaatagaagagaaagttgctAAAAAGTCTGGAGGAGCTACCATAGAAGAACTAACTGAG aAATGCAAACAGATTGCACAGAGTAAAGAAGATGATGATGTAATAGTGAATAAACCTCATGTTtcggatgaagaggaagaagaacctCCTTTTTACCATCATCCCTTTAAACTCAGTGAACCCAAGCCCATTTTTTTCAATCTGAAT ATTGCTGCAGCAAAGCCAACTCCACCAAAGAGCCAAGTAACATTAACAAAGGAATTTCCTGTGTCATCTGGATCTCAGCATCGGAAAAAAGAAGCCGATAGTGTTTATGGAGAGTGGGTTCCTGTAGAGAAAAACGGCgaagaaaacaaagatgatgATAATGTGTTCAGCAGCAGCTTGCCCTCAGAG ccTGTGGACATCTCAACAGCAATGAGCGAACGGGCACTTGCTCAGAAGAGACTCAGTGAGAATGCATTTGACCTTGAAGCCATGAGTATGTTAAATCGAGCTCAAGAACGG attgaTGCCTGGGCTCAGTTGAACTCTATCCCTGGGCAGTTCACAGGAAGTACGGGAGTGCAAGTCCTGACACAGGAACAGCTGGCTAATACTGGTGCCCAAGCCTGGATTAAAAAG GATGGACACTGA